In Aquiflexum balticum DSM 16537, a single genomic region encodes these proteins:
- a CDS encoding glycosyltransferase family 2 protein gives MQEIKPAKNFKKVAVITMARNDDFFLTRWINYYGKELGEENLYIYLDGEDQPVPKNAGKVNVFHEKRVVEHVVSAEKRRLSFLSNVAKSLLQSYDVIIGVDADEFLVVDPKCSKTLAEYLSAIDIQYSVSGLGMDVGQFMGKEDTLNVDLPFLSQREYALISSRYTKPSVISKPVNWGSGFHRVKGHNFRIDPNLYLFHFGSVDYKMIQDRFLDKDRMATGREGHIKKRAKTIDIITKAKAKTDEKWLSIARDFQTFIRPIYAWNKPTMAKWKLVVKIPDRFKGIV, from the coding sequence ATGCAAGAGATTAAACCAGCCAAAAATTTCAAGAAAGTTGCCGTAATTACCATGGCAAGAAATGATGATTTTTTTTTAACCCGCTGGATCAATTATTATGGGAAGGAGCTGGGAGAAGAAAATTTGTATATCTATCTGGACGGTGAAGATCAGCCCGTTCCCAAAAATGCAGGGAAAGTGAATGTTTTCCATGAAAAGAGAGTGGTTGAACATGTGGTCTCTGCAGAAAAGCGCCGATTGTCTTTTCTTTCAAATGTAGCCAAATCATTACTGCAAAGTTATGATGTCATTATAGGGGTCGATGCCGATGAATTTTTGGTGGTAGATCCAAAATGTAGTAAAACCTTGGCTGAATATCTCAGTGCCATTGATATCCAATATTCTGTTTCGGGACTTGGAATGGATGTGGGCCAGTTTATGGGTAAAGAAGACACATTAAATGTTGATCTGCCATTTCTTTCACAAAGAGAATATGCCCTGATTTCTTCCCGATATACCAAGCCTTCTGTAATTTCAAAACCGGTAAATTGGGGCTCTGGTTTTCATCGGGTGAAAGGTCACAACTTCAGGATTGATCCGAACTTATACCTTTTTCATTTCGGTTCTGTAGACTATAAAATGATTCAGGACCGTTTTCTGGATAAAGACAGGATGGCGACCGGTCGGGAAGGGCACATAAAAAAACGTGCCAAAACAATTGATATCATCACCAAAGCAAAGGCAAAAACTGATGAGAAATGGCTTTCTATCGCCCGTGATTTTCAGACTTTTATTCGACCGATATATGCGTGGAACAAACCCACTATGGCCAAATGGAAGTTGGTGGTTAAAATTCCTGACCGATTCAAAGGGATCGTATAA
- a CDS encoding M16 family metallopeptidase gives MIHYHKFVLENGLQVLVHEDHGTKIAVMNILYKVGSRNEIPGKTGLAHYFEHLMFGGSKNVPAFDTALDKVGGSSNAFTNTDITNYYITLPATNIETAFWLESDRMLQLNLSEKTIETQRKVVIEEFKQRYLNQPYGDVHHHVRKLAFETHPYQWPTIGRNLEDIIQYERKDVEEFYFTHYRPDNAILVVAGDVTLDQIKNLSQKWFADIPSGQIPKKTINQELPQTAKKVHTVQADVPTDALYKVYHMPAKLQDGYLEADLITDILGFGRSSILEQQLVKNGNIFASIGAYIYGTVDPGLLVFSGKMEKGQSAELAEKALDEVIQTFVQSTISEETLTKVKNQAEAMKTYESVQLLNRAMSLAYYAHLGDADYYQTEYEKKTQIPAEQILDWANQILREDNASVLYYKGK, from the coding sequence ATGATCCACTACCACAAATTTGTACTTGAAAACGGCCTGCAGGTATTGGTCCATGAGGATCATGGTACCAAGATAGCAGTGATGAATATCCTGTATAAGGTAGGATCGAGAAATGAAATTCCCGGAAAGACCGGATTGGCCCACTACTTCGAACACTTGATGTTTGGTGGTTCGAAAAATGTCCCGGCATTTGATACTGCACTTGATAAAGTCGGTGGATCTTCCAACGCATTTACTAATACAGATATTACCAATTACTATATCACGCTTCCTGCGACCAATATAGAAACCGCTTTTTGGCTGGAATCAGATAGGATGCTTCAGTTGAATCTCAGTGAAAAAACGATCGAGACACAGCGAAAGGTGGTGATTGAAGAGTTCAAACAGCGGTATTTGAATCAACCCTACGGTGATGTCCACCATCACGTCAGGAAATTGGCATTCGAAACCCATCCCTATCAGTGGCCAACAATCGGTAGAAATCTCGAAGATATCATCCAATATGAAAGGAAGGATGTGGAAGAGTTTTATTTTACCCATTACCGTCCTGACAATGCTATCTTAGTGGTGGCAGGAGATGTGACATTGGACCAAATAAAAAATCTTTCGCAAAAATGGTTTGCCGATATCCCCTCAGGACAAATCCCAAAAAAGACAATCAATCAAGAGTTGCCTCAAACTGCAAAAAAAGTCCATACAGTCCAAGCTGATGTGCCCACAGATGCCCTTTACAAAGTTTATCACATGCCTGCAAAATTACAGGATGGGTACCTGGAAGCGGACCTGATTACAGATATTCTGGGTTTTGGCCGATCTTCCATATTGGAGCAGCAACTGGTAAAAAACGGGAATATATTTGCATCCATTGGCGCTTATATCTATGGTACGGTTGACCCCGGATTATTGGTGTTTTCAGGGAAAATGGAAAAAGGACAAAGCGCCGAACTCGCTGAGAAAGCTTTGGATGAAGTAATTCAAACTTTTGTCCAATCCACCATCTCTGAAGAAACCCTGACCAAAGTCAAAAATCAGGCGGAAGCCATGAAAACCTATGAATCTGTTCAGTTATTGAACAGGGCCATGAGTTTGGCCTACTATGCGCACTTGGGCGATGCTGATTACTATCAGACCGAATACGAAAAGAAAACCCAAATCCCGGCAGAACAAATACTGGATTGGGCCAATCAAATCCTCAGGGAAGACAATGCTTCGGTGTTGTATTATAAGGGGAAGTAA
- the rsgA gene encoding ribosome small subunit-dependent GTPase A has protein sequence MKGRVIKSTGSWYIVQTDAGIINARLRGKFKQDDLKLTNPIAVGDYVEVKKEEDQPTSVITDILPRENYIIRKSTRKAHFSHILASNIDQAYLIITLKNPRTSLGFIDRFLVSTESFRIPAMILVNKMDVGYKEKDMEYLQDIKDIYPPLGYPVLEISALHAADLQQQFMPLLKGKTTLLSGHSGVGKSTFLNKIIPEAGQFTQEISKFSSKGVHTTTFAEMFPIENGGYLIDTPGIKEFGILDIGEFELSHYFVEMRKYLGQCRYNNCQHINEPGCVVLQKLEEGYIHPYRYDSYVKILFEEDDRR, from the coding sequence ATGAAAGGAAGAGTCATTAAATCCACTGGCAGTTGGTATATAGTGCAGACCGATGCCGGAATCATCAATGCACGGCTTAGGGGTAAATTCAAGCAGGATGATCTCAAATTGACAAATCCCATAGCTGTTGGGGATTATGTGGAAGTCAAAAAGGAAGAAGACCAACCCACCTCTGTCATTACGGATATTTTGCCAAGGGAGAATTACATTATCCGCAAATCAACCAGAAAAGCCCATTTCTCGCATATTCTGGCATCCAATATTGATCAGGCCTATCTCATCATTACCCTCAAAAATCCCCGGACTTCACTTGGTTTTATTGACAGGTTTCTGGTCAGTACAGAAAGCTTCCGGATTCCCGCAATGATCTTGGTCAACAAGATGGATGTGGGCTACAAGGAAAAGGATATGGAATACCTTCAGGATATCAAGGATATTTATCCTCCTTTGGGCTACCCGGTTTTGGAGATTTCAGCGCTTCATGCAGCGGATTTGCAGCAACAGTTTATGCCGCTGTTAAAAGGGAAAACAACTTTACTTTCGGGGCATTCCGGAGTAGGAAAATCTACTTTTCTCAATAAAATTATTCCTGAGGCAGGACAATTCACCCAGGAAATATCCAAGTTCTCCTCAAAAGGAGTCCACACCACGACATTTGCTGAAATGTTTCCCATTGAAAACGGCGGATACCTGATCGATACACCGGGGATCAAAGAATTCGGGATTTTGGATATCGGAGAATTTGAACTCTCCCATTATTTTGTGGAAATGCGGAAATACCTTGGGCAATGCCGCTACAACAATTGCCAACATATCAACGAACCCGGCTGTGTGGTCCTTCAAAAACTCGAAGAAGGATACATCCATCCCTACCGCTATGACAGCTATGTCAAGATACTTTTTGAAGAAGATGATAGGAGATGA
- the ispF gene encoding 2-C-methyl-D-erythritol 2,4-cyclodiphosphate synthase, which produces MSNFRIGFGYDVHQLQAGYDFWLGGIKLEHEKGAVGHSDADVLIHVICDALLGAANLRDIGYHFSDKDPKYKGIDSKILLKEVMILLRNEGYEVGNIDTTVCLQLPKVNPHIPAMKKCLSEVMGVEERNISIKATTTENLGFVGREEGVSAYCVALIYSK; this is translated from the coding sequence ATGTCAAACTTCAGAATAGGTTTCGGTTACGATGTTCATCAGCTACAAGCGGGTTATGATTTCTGGCTTGGGGGTATCAAGTTGGAGCATGAAAAAGGGGCTGTGGGCCATTCAGATGCTGATGTACTGATTCATGTGATCTGTGATGCCCTATTGGGTGCGGCCAATCTCAGAGACATCGGTTATCATTTTTCTGATAAAGACCCTAAGTATAAGGGCATAGACAGCAAGATCCTCTTGAAAGAAGTGATGATTCTGCTCAGAAATGAAGGTTATGAAGTCGGCAATATCGATACCACAGTCTGTCTCCAATTACCAAAAGTCAATCCCCATATCCCGGCCATGAAAAAATGCCTGTCTGAGGTCATGGGGGTTGAGGAAAGAAATATTTCCATCAAGGCCACGACTACAGAAAATCTGGGTTTTGTTGGCAGAGAAGAAGGAGTCTCTGCTTATTGTGTTGCATTAATCTATTCCAAGTAA
- the mnmD gene encoding tRNA (5-methylaminomethyl-2-thiouridine)(34)-methyltransferase MnmD has translation MSREVKIITTEDGSHSLFVPELNESYHSFHGAYRESIHVFMLYGLETWYMRNPETFPIRIFEVGFGTGLNAWLTLVWAEQYKVPVLYHTIEPFPLEKEIYSQLNYTEVDTSIYHYASYFKRLHTAPWNEGVVMSEYFNMKKDKVTLEEAVLYPSDVVFYDAFAPNKQPELWTKEILDKVVDTMNPGAIFTTYCAKGQLKRDLKELGLEVETLPGPPGKKEMVRAVKPSH, from the coding sequence ATGTCCCGGGAAGTCAAGATCATTACCACAGAAGACGGTTCACATTCGTTGTTCGTCCCCGAATTGAACGAAAGCTATCATTCTTTTCATGGCGCCTACCGGGAATCCATCCATGTGTTTATGCTCTATGGCCTGGAAACATGGTACATGAGAAACCCTGAAACATTTCCCATCAGGATTTTTGAAGTGGGTTTTGGGACTGGGCTCAATGCCTGGCTGACATTGGTTTGGGCGGAGCAATATAAAGTCCCTGTGTTATACCACACCATCGAGCCATTCCCTTTGGAAAAGGAGATCTATTCACAGCTCAATTATACAGAAGTGGATACCAGTATTTATCATTATGCTTCCTATTTCAAAAGATTGCATACTGCACCCTGGAATGAAGGGGTGGTCATGTCCGAATATTTCAATATGAAAAAAGACAAAGTCACTTTGGAAGAGGCTGTCCTCTACCCTTCTGATGTGGTTTTTTATGATGCGTTTGCTCCGAATAAGCAACCGGAACTTTGGACAAAAGAAATATTGGACAAAGTAGTAGACACCATGAATCCCGGTGCAATCTTTACTACCTATTGCGCCAAAGGCCAATTAAAGCGGGATTTGAAAGAACTGGGATTGGAAGTGGAAACCCTCCCTGGCCCTCCCGGCAAAAAGGAAATGGTAAGGGCTGTCAAGCCTTCCCATTGA
- a CDS encoding Stealth CR1 domain-containing protein, producing MMNSEEIGPIDVVIAWVDGNDPKHRRKMEKILGGKSREKIPGADNTRFGNVNELKYSLLSIFTFASFVRKVFIVTDEQDPQVAPYINTYFPERLKDIRIVDHKEIFRGYEKFLPTFNSRSIESVIWRIEGLSDNFVYLSDDMFLVKEIRPEDWFIDRMPVMRGKWLAAPFFRNIWNGLRKGVHKSVLNNEDFQPKPSFHVGQWNAAALLGFRWRYFFSSHTPHAMKKETVENFFLKNPDILQKQIAYKFRHNEQFNVASLTYHLEILKGNKNFAKPAFSFLHPYGRNQGYIDNKLKKCEENPELIYMNIQSLELCERSDQDKLIGWMEKNLKLSDSKS from the coding sequence ATGATGAATTCCGAAGAAATAGGACCAATAGATGTAGTGATTGCTTGGGTGGATGGAAACGATCCCAAACATAGACGTAAGATGGAAAAGATTCTTGGAGGTAAATCCAGGGAAAAAATCCCGGGTGCAGACAATACCCGATTTGGGAATGTGAATGAATTAAAGTACAGTTTGTTGTCCATTTTCACTTTTGCGTCTTTTGTAAGGAAGGTTTTTATAGTGACAGATGAACAAGACCCCCAAGTCGCGCCTTATATCAATACCTATTTTCCAGAGAGATTGAAAGATATCAGAATAGTGGACCACAAAGAGATCTTTCGGGGATATGAAAAGTTTTTGCCGACTTTCAACAGCAGGTCTATTGAATCTGTTATTTGGAGAATTGAAGGGTTATCAGACAATTTCGTTTATCTCAGTGACGACATGTTTTTGGTGAAGGAAATCAGGCCTGAAGATTGGTTTATTGATCGTATGCCTGTGATGAGGGGAAAATGGCTTGCTGCACCATTTTTCAGAAATATCTGGAACGGCTTGCGGAAAGGTGTGCATAAATCGGTTTTGAACAATGAAGATTTTCAACCAAAACCTTCTTTCCATGTCGGGCAATGGAATGCAGCCGCACTTTTAGGATTCAGATGGCGCTATTTTTTCTCCAGCCATACACCCCATGCGATGAAAAAAGAAACTGTCGAGAACTTTTTTCTCAAAAATCCGGACATCCTTCAAAAGCAAATAGCTTATAAATTCCGCCATAACGAGCAATTTAATGTTGCTTCTCTTACTTATCATTTGGAGATTTTGAAAGGGAATAAAAACTTTGCAAAACCTGCTTTTTCCTTTCTACATCCTTATGGAAGAAATCAGGGTTATATCGATAATAAATTGAAAAAGTGTGAAGAAAATCCTGAGCTAATTTACATGAATATCCAAAGTCTGGAGTTGTGTGAAAGAAGTGATCAGGATAAACTCATAGGTTGGATGGAAAAAAATTTAAAGCTGTCAGACTCAAAATCATGA